The following proteins are co-located in the Chaetodon auriga isolate fChaAug3 chromosome 23, fChaAug3.hap1, whole genome shotgun sequence genome:
- the LOC143316080 gene encoding uncharacterized protein LOC143316080 has translation MSRKPNRHYLLCPLCLKTKDFLSVHLRRVCMKDSTPEAIGAAVEKAKKDVHDLLVSGRVFPYVLLCQILDDADPLSRLTEELQRRHMVVTGIPPPLPNANVIARPSTTQTAESAAPETGESEPSDNTSVSSGKCFQFVSTVQWTTKNRKLMAQRGLYQRHSLDYPLLKDFGLYLERELCNENFKQEVENVARYLYSFDPQQPSLQFVRNREKIRQYLCELSRAKLTKQTQMNYLKSLKRFLMYHTINTNLRREDQTLHGDCKDFIDYIGSLQKSFSKQVSKEITQKRHGGLTEKEQLTPRDCLAVLRAAKNDFLAVIGKVFEDKDATLELTECSFVVYYLQAVVILRHLQRPGVVEHMTVQEWVVRKKDTLGNAVIGVKEHKTAAQQVAMFALSQEEEFWFDMFYTRVRPQLLNSKKRKSDDAEVKERFFISSTGRPIYNASNDLNRLHRKYKIESVTSQVARRVFETATKTLTDADKSLVADYLTHSTATAEKH, from the exons ATGTCCAGGAAGCCCAACAGGCACTATCTCCTTTGCCCGTTGTGCTTGAAGACCAAGGACTTCCTGTCAGTGCATCTGCGCCGAGTCTGCATGAAAGACAGCACGCCAGAAGCCATTGGTGCAGCGGtggagaaggccaagaaggATGTCCATGATCTTCTGGTGTCAGGCAGGGTGTTCCCCTACGTGCTACTTTGCCAAATTTTGGATGATGCTGATCCACTCAGCAG gctgactgaggagctgcagcgtcgTCACATGGTGGTGACCGGcatccctccaccactccccaATGCCAATGTTATAGCGAGACCAtcaaccacacagacagctgagagtGCGGCTCCTGAGACTGGCGAGAGTGAGCCGTCTGACAACACTTCTGTCAGCAGTGGCAAGTGCTTTCAATT TGTCTCGACTGTGCAGTGGACGACCAAAAACAGGAAGCTCATGGCACAGAGGGGACTTTATCAGAGGCACTCTCTGGACTATCCCTTGCTGAAGGACTTTGGCCTGTACCTGGAGAGGGAGCTTTGCAATGAAAATTTTAAACAGGAG GTTGAAAACGTTGCCCGGTACCTGTACTCCTTCGACCCACAGCAGCCATCCCTGCAATTTGTCAGGAACAGGGAGAAGATCCggcagtacctctgtgagctcTCCAGGGCAAAActcacaaaacagacacagatgaatTACCTGAAGAGCTTGAAAAG ATTCTTGATGTACCACACTATCAACACCAACCTGAGGCGAGAGGATCAGACACTCCATGGGGACTGCAAGGACTTTATTGATTACATTGGCTCACTGCAGAAGTCCTTCTCCAAGCAAGTGAGCAAAGAGATCACCCAAAAGAG ACACGGCGGGTTGACTGAAAAAGAGCAGCTGACACCGCGTGACTGCTTGGCTGTGCTGAGGGCTGCCAAGAACGACTTCTTGGCAGTTATAGGGAAGGTCTTCGAGGACAAGGACGCGACCCTGGAGTTGACCGAGTGCAGCTTTGTGGTGTACTATCTCCAGGCAGTGGTGATTTTGAGACACCTCCAGCGCCCGGGCGTGGTGGAGCACATGACT GTACAGGAGTGGgttgtgagaaagaaagacacgCTGGGCAATGCAGTTATTGGAGTGAAGGAGCAcaagactgcagcacagcaagtGGCCATGTTTGCCCTGTCACAGGAAGAGGAGTTT TGGTTTGACATGTTCTACACAAGGGTGCGGCCACAACTCCTAAACTCCAAGAAGCGCAAGAGCGATGACGCAGAGGTCAAGGAAagatttttcatctcctccacggGGAGGCCCATCTACAACGCCTCCAATGACCTGAACAGACTGCACCGCAA ATACAAGATTGAATCAGTGACCAGCCAGGTGGCACGGCGAGTGTTTGAGACGGCCACCAAGACTCTGACCGACGCCGACAAGTCTCTAGTGGCCGACTACCTGACACACTCCACCGCGACGGCTGAGAAACATTAA